Genomic window (Fodinibius sp. Rm-B-1B1-1):
TTCTTCGATGCAGGGCCGACTTATTTTTTTCCAGATCCCTGAGATCCACCACTCGGTTTCGATAACAAGAAATTAGTCGTTTTACTGGTTCCCGAATCACCGTAAATATAGTAGCATCCTTTTTTTTCAATGCTTTTGTCCCTGTAAATGCACTCTTCCGCTTGTTATAATAATCATGAATATCCTGATAGCCCCATTCTCGGGCTTGATCGTAATCAAACTCTTTGCCGTATTCAATTTCGTACAGGGCATGCTTAATCGTTGAGCACGCATTTTTAGGAATAGGAAGGTAAATAAGCTGCTCGCTATTCAACTCAATCTGATGCAATTGATATCCTGAGACTCCTATTTTTCGAAAGCCGAATCGGATTAACAATCGAACCTCATTAAAAAGTGCTGATATTCGTTTTCTAATACTCATTTCCAAAGCGTGTTTGCTACTTCATTTTTGAATTCACTCCAATATCGAAATGCCGGAACAAATGAGAAATATTCCCCAATTCGTAATGGTTTCTGCTGGGCTCGACGAATGTTATATAGCTGATACTTCCGTTGTGACCTGTTGAACTTTTCTTTGTGCTTATTATAAAACTGCAGGTATCCTTCAAAAGAAGAACTGCTCGTAATACTTTCTTCCTCATGATTCATAAAAACGGTTTGCAACGGCTTTTGAACGTTTCGGATAGGACCGTAGGCATTACAAAGGCGAATCCAGAGATCATAATCTTGCGCCGCCTTTAAATTTGGATCAAAACCTCCCACCCCCATCAGACGATCGCGCCGCGCCAATACTTGGTTGCCCACTTGATTAGTATACAGAAGCGTATCCAAATTAATAACCTTCTTCTTTTTCCATCGCGCCTGACCTTTTTTATGTACCATCACCATATCAGAAGTTACCGCAGCAAAATCATCAGTATAAGCGTCCACTAACTCTTTGATGCGATCTTTGTGCCATTTATCATCATCATCGAGCCCAGCCACAAATTCACCCGAAGCTACCTCGATCCCCTTATTCCGTGCCCGACACGCCCCCACAGATTTTTCCAACCGGACATATTTTAGCGCTTCCTTTGCACTATATTCTTCCATCACTTCCGGCGTATCATCCGTTGATCCATCATCAACAACAATAATTTCTAAATTACGGTACGATTGTACGATCGCCGAATCCAGCGCACGGGGTAGCAACTCGGCCCGATTGTGGGTTGTTATAATTGCTGAGACAAGTGGCTTAGAGTCCACGGTAGTCATTAAAATCAGGATCTATAATTCGCATTCTTCTGCTAAAAACATATATTTTCAGCCGATTAACAAATAACGTTTACCTCAATCGTCATGCAACCGGTCGTTACATTTATCATCTGCTCGTACAACCGAGCTCACTACTTGGATGATACCCTGCATTCACTGCTAAAGAATCAAAGCAGCCCCGATTTTGAATTATTAGTAATTGACAATAACTCGAATGACGAAACGCCTGAGGTCGTAAAAAAATATCAAAAATCGATCAATAAAGATGGTCAACCCATCCGCTATATCAAAGAAACAACCCAAGGGCTTTCGCATGCCCGAAATCGTGGTATTAAAGAAGCCGATGCACCTCATATTGTTTTCCTGGATGATGATATCCGAGCCTCCGAATCACTAATCCCGGCCTGGATTTCTTTTTTTGAGAACCATCCCGATGCTATTGCTGCCGGTGGAAAAATTCACGTCCAATTCGACGCCCCACGTCCTAAATGGATGTCACACTTTTTACTTCCGTTATTGGGACATCATGACCTTGGATCGTCGCCCAAAAAGTATCCCAAAAACAAATACCCTTTTGGCGGAAATATGGGATTTAAAAAGTCGATTTTTGAAGACATCGAACCCTTTAATCCTAACTTGGGACGCAAAGGAGAATCCTTAAACGCCGGAGAAGAAAAAGAATTATTTCGGCGTATCCGTGAAAAGCATAACGACATTTATTATATCCCGGATGCCTTTTTATATCACCGAGTGGGAGCAAATCGTCTGACCAAAAAATATATTCAACAGCAAGCACTGGGGCTGGGGCAAAGTATGCGGCTTCGACTCAGGGAGACATCAACTTTGCAGCACTGCCTAAACTGGCTATCCGAAACCGTAAAACTGCTTGGTTCATTTCCCCTGGCCTTGGGTTATCTTTGCATTCTGCAACCTGCAAAAGCAACCATGCTTTTTCGGTTTCGAAGATGGATCTGGAAAGGCTATTTTGGAGCTTCTAACAATATCTAACCGATATCTAAAAGATGAATAATCCTGTTTTTGTTTTAGGATGTGATCGCTCGGGTACTACCTTATTGAGTTTGTTATTGAGTCAATCTCCTGATCTACACATGACCCTGGAGTCGGGCTTTATTCCCGACCTTTATCCCAAAAAAGACAGCTACGGTGATTTTAGTACGTCAAAACAGCGCTGGTTCTTCATCCGCGATTTGCAAACTACTAATGCTACTTCCAATACTATCGCCTTCGACATTTTTGAGTTGACGGATAAACAAGCAGAACAGAGTATCCGTGAAGCTGCTCCCACCGATTACGCCGGTGCTATCAATGCCTTATTCAGTAAAACGGCAGAACAAAAAGGAAAATCACGATGGGGAAACAAAACGCCCAAATACGTCCACAATATTGATTTACTGGTTGACCTTTTTCCCGATGCAAAAATCATCCACATTCTCCGGGACCCTCGTGATGTAGCCGCCAGCATCAAAAAAGTTGGGTGGACCCATACGATTAAAGAGGCCGCGCAATTCTGGAACGACCGCGTAAGTGATGGACTTGAGGGAAGAACACTTGGCGAAGATTCTTACTATGAACTCAAATATGAATCCCTCCTAAAACAACCCGACCAAACGCTGAAAAACCTTTACGACTGGCTGAATATTGATTTCAGCGAAGAGGTTGTCGACCAATATCAAGAAGATCGGGACCGAATGTCTGTTGAAAAGCACAAAGACCTGTTTGACCTGATTGGAAAACCCATTGATCCCTCACGTGCTTATGCCTGGAAAAAGTCGATGTCGAAGGCCGATATTGCCGAAATTGAACAAGTCAACAGAGAGCTTATTCAAAAATTAGATTATGAACTCTGCGACTACTACATCCCACTGAGCAGAAAGCTTTATCGCGGAACCTTCGATTTTATGATCAATGTAGGGCAAAAACTGGGACAACAAATTGGCAAAAAATTGTAGACCTATTTTTACGACGTCAACTCTTGATATAGTTGCTTGAACTTAGCTGCTTCGCCCGCCACGTCAAACGCTTCTTCAACACGCTTGCGGCCCAA
Coding sequences:
- a CDS encoding sulfotransferase family 2 domain-containing protein — translated: MSIRKRISALFNEVRLLIRFGFRKIGVSGYQLHQIELNSEQLIYLPIPKNACSTIKHALYEIEYGKEFDYDQAREWGYQDIHDYYNKRKSAFTGTKALKKKDATIFTVIREPVKRLISCYRNRVVDLRDLEKNKSALHRRNLPLEPDLNTFVIRLEEYREANKSIEHHSRPQHLFLGDRLDYIDEVFPLHQMKEVKAMLKELKPGLKMRAEKSGGTTFGLTDLSITALDEAIRFYENDYDLLSDYYSPNKIREVYHESAT
- a CDS encoding glycosyltransferase family 2 protein: MTTVDSKPLVSAIITTHNRAELLPRALDSAIVQSYRNLEIIVVDDGSTDDTPEVMEEYSAKEALKYVRLEKSVGACRARNKGIEVASGEFVAGLDDDDKWHKDRIKELVDAYTDDFAAVTSDMVMVHKKGQARWKKKKVINLDTLLYTNQVGNQVLARRDRLMGVGGFDPNLKAAQDYDLWIRLCNAYGPIRNVQKPLQTVFMNHEEESITSSSSFEGYLQFYNKHKEKFNRSQRKYQLYNIRRAQQKPLRIGEYFSFVPAFRYWSEFKNEVANTLWK
- a CDS encoding glycosyltransferase; the protein is MQPVVTFIICSYNRAHYLDDTLHSLLKNQSSPDFELLVIDNNSNDETPEVVKKYQKSINKDGQPIRYIKETTQGLSHARNRGIKEADAPHIVFLDDDIRASESLIPAWISFFENHPDAIAAGGKIHVQFDAPRPKWMSHFLLPLLGHHDLGSSPKKYPKNKYPFGGNMGFKKSIFEDIEPFNPNLGRKGESLNAGEEKELFRRIREKHNDIYYIPDAFLYHRVGANRLTKKYIQQQALGLGQSMRLRLRETSTLQHCLNWLSETVKLLGSFPLALGYLCILQPAKATMLFRFRRWIWKGYFGASNNI
- a CDS encoding sulfotransferase; the encoded protein is MNNPVFVLGCDRSGTTLLSLLLSQSPDLHMTLESGFIPDLYPKKDSYGDFSTSKQRWFFIRDLQTTNATSNTIAFDIFELTDKQAEQSIREAAPTDYAGAINALFSKTAEQKGKSRWGNKTPKYVHNIDLLVDLFPDAKIIHILRDPRDVAASIKKVGWTHTIKEAAQFWNDRVSDGLEGRTLGEDSYYELKYESLLKQPDQTLKNLYDWLNIDFSEEVVDQYQEDRDRMSVEKHKDLFDLIGKPIDPSRAYAWKKSMSKADIAEIEQVNRELIQKLDYELCDYYIPLSRKLYRGTFDFMINVGQKLGQQIGKKL